Proteins encoded by one window of Lepeophtheirus salmonis chromosome 3, UVic_Lsal_1.4, whole genome shotgun sequence:
- the LOC121114700 gene encoding glycine betaine transporter 1 isoform X1, with the protein MKSPNKKHIAMVSLRSNSIQSNCFGASIILIWVFVIICIMVDPDKLPFDDAKTWIVANFTWLYIGSQDIWAIFAIVLYFSKYSKIKLGRDDEKPEYNDATWFMMLFACGIGTGLFFYGVAEPVYHYTSPSRYYADRAMQDNELAQNAINVTLYHWGVHGWIVYCLVGMLLGLVSYREGLPMTMKSCFYPLIGDKIFGWIGDLIDTISVLTTLFGVCTSLGLGTKQLKEGLEIVGGTGMEGYLAEVIIIWIVTAIATISTVSGVGMGIRRLSEVCFLLGVFLMVIALVQIKPMFILNLLVQSIGYYFQYIIQIGFQCDAFEQSGENGGLQDRDRLLPSVNPPEQSDVASWMDNWTMFYWGWWISWCPFVGMFIAKISRGRTLKEFINGTLTAPVLYSFLWLVIFGGNGLLLERTSAAKGYCCLDKDSSSGFFSRSEITRIINESSRWNVYIDSNQSDFLCGGETGCGSCSSSYLKLMKEKNGTYGDLIYEYQMLGDDFARASLDRRYSRLSCALKGKHVKIEKLWFDVMRSFGDIGYTFCIISLLGIVLYFVTSSDSGSLVIDCLTSNGDPDPPRIQRVFWAFMEGATATALIIASNSDKPLKMLQSAGLISGLPYTFVVCLLCVSLWRYVKMVMGDLDIRGPKFRVSLFDPFFTIPYVEWNFPRMALLFVECLMEIFMAPFTIGSTASILFEYSIPIIHQAIVLTFLSLTAIFLITGTFFTGSLALSLWFYLCFVVYLTVLRMKARDTLKIEEGNAAEDFFACLFMYPSVSLQLRYEFLQPIFPSSDKLKSNADIKQQKGVSNPSFSNTNL; encoded by the exons ATGAAGAGcccaaacaaaaaacatatagcTATGGTGTCATTGAG GTCAAATTCGATTCAATCCAATTGTTTCGGGGCTTCAATTATTCTAATATGGGTGTTTGTTATCATTTGTATAATGGTTGATCCGGACAAGCTTCCATTTGATGATGCAAAGACATGGATTGTGGCCAATTTTACATGGTTATATATTGGGTCTCAAGATATTTGGGCTATTTTTGCAATTGTATTATACTTTAg CAAATATTCGAAGATTAAACTTGGGCGTGATGATGAGAAGCCTGAATATAACGATGCAACATGGTTTATGATGTTATTTGCATGTGGAATAGGAACaggactatttttttatggagttGCTGAGCCCGTGTATCACTACACATCTCCAAGCCGTTACTACGCAGATCGTGCGATGCAGGATAATGAATTGGCTCAAAATGCTATTAATGTTACCTTATATCATTGGG GAGTTCACGGATGGATAGTTTATTGTTTGGTTGGAATGCTCTTGGGGCTCGTTTCTTATCGAGAAGGGCTCCCTATGACGATGAAATCTTGCTTTTATCCCTTGATTGGCGACAAAATCTTTGGATGGATTGGTGATTTGATAGATACAATATCTGTTTTGACAACACTCTTTGGAGTATGTACAAGTCTGGGATTGGGAACTAAGCAACTCAAAGAGGGCCTGGAAATCGTTGGTGGTACCGGAATGGAGGGATATTTGGCAGag gTAATCATAATTTGGATTGTTACAGCAATTGCAACAATTTCAACAGTCTCAGGCGTTGGTATGGGAATTCGAAGACTATCTGAAGTTTGTTTTCTACTTGGAGTTTTTTTAATGGTCATAGCACTCGTTCAAATAAAACCTATGTTCATATTGAATCTTCTTGTGCAATCAATCggttattattttcaatacattATTCAAATAGGATTTCAATGTGATGCATTCGAACAATCTGGCGAAAATGGAGGTCTTCAAGATAGAGATCGACTGTTACCATCCGTCAACCCTCCCGAACAATCCGATGTTGCATCTTGGATGGATAATTGGACAATGTTTTATTGGGGTTGGTGGATTTCTTGGTGTCCTTTTGTTGGAATgtttattgcaaaaatttctAGAGGGAGAACATTAAAGGAGTTCATTAATGGAACGTTAACCGCTCCCGTCTTGTATTCCTTTTTATGGCTCGTTATCTTTGGAGGGAATG GTCTTCTCTTGGAAAGGACATCAGCAGCGAAAGGCTATTGTTGTTTAGACAAAGATAGTTCCAGTGGTTTTTTTAGTAGAAGTGAAATTACAAGAATCATAAATGAATCATCTCGTTGGAACGTTTACATTGATTCCAATCAATCAGACTTTCTTTGTGGTGGAGAAACAGGTTGTGGATCATGTTCATCGTCATATCTAAAACTTATGAAAGAGAAAAACGGCACATATGGAGACCTTATCTATGAGTATCAAATGCTAGGGGATGATTTTGCTAGAGCAAGTTTGGATAGACGCTATTCAAG attatCATGTGCCTTAAAAGGGAAACATGTAAAAATTGAGAAACTTTGGTTTGATGTAATGAGATCTTTTGGAGACATTGGTTACACTTTctgtattatttctttattgggCATTGTGCTTTATTTTGTGACATCTTCGGATTCTGGATCCTTGGTTATTGATTGTTTGACATCAAATGGAGATCCTGATCCCCCAAGAATTCAACGTGTTTTCTGGGCGTTTATGGAAGGAGCTACAGCAACTGCCCTGATTATTGCTAGCAATTCAGATAAGCCTCTTAAGATGCTTCAGTCAGCTGGACTTATTTCCGGGTTACCATACACATTTGTAGTCTGTTTACTTTGTGTTTCACTTTGGAG GTATGTCAAAATGGTAATGGGTGATTTGGATATTAGAGGTCCAAAATTCAGAGTGAGTTTGTTTGATCCTTTTTTTACGATTCCATATGTTGAATGGAACTTTCCAAGAATGGCTTTATTGTTTGTTGAATGTTTGATGGAGATCTTTATGGCACCGTTTACTATTGGGTCCACTGCTTCAAT tttatttgaatattcaataCCTATTATACATCAAGCAATTGTTCTGACTTTCCTCAGTTTAACTGCTATTTTTCTCATCACGGGAACATTTTTTACTGGTTCATTAGCTCTAAGTTTATGGTTTTATCTTTGCTTCGTAGTTTACTTGACGGTTTTGCGAATGAAAGCAAGGGACACTCTAAAAATTGAAGAAGGAAATGCTGCAGAAGACTTTTTTGCATGCTTATTTATGTACCCAAGCGTTTCCCTTCAATTGAGATATGAATTTCTCCAACCTATTTTTCCATCAAGTGATAAACTAAAATCAAATGCGGATATCAAACAACAAAAAGGAGTTTCTAATCCTTCATTTTCAAACACAAATTTAtga
- the LOC121114700 gene encoding glycine betaine transporter 1 isoform X2 has protein sequence MAKVLSSVVRSNSIQSNCFGASIILIWVFVIICIMVDPDKLPFDDAKTWIVANFTWLYIGSQDIWAIFAIVLYFSKYSKIKLGRDDEKPEYNDATWFMMLFACGIGTGLFFYGVAEPVYHYTSPSRYYADRAMQDNELAQNAINVTLYHWGVHGWIVYCLVGMLLGLVSYREGLPMTMKSCFYPLIGDKIFGWIGDLIDTISVLTTLFGVCTSLGLGTKQLKEGLEIVGGTGMEGYLAEVIIIWIVTAIATISTVSGVGMGIRRLSEVCFLLGVFLMVIALVQIKPMFILNLLVQSIGYYFQYIIQIGFQCDAFEQSGENGGLQDRDRLLPSVNPPEQSDVASWMDNWTMFYWGWWISWCPFVGMFIAKISRGRTLKEFINGTLTAPVLYSFLWLVIFGGNGLLLERTSAAKGYCCLDKDSSSGFFSRSEITRIINESSRWNVYIDSNQSDFLCGGETGCGSCSSSYLKLMKEKNGTYGDLIYEYQMLGDDFARASLDRRYSRLSCALKGKHVKIEKLWFDVMRSFGDIGYTFCIISLLGIVLYFVTSSDSGSLVIDCLTSNGDPDPPRIQRVFWAFMEGATATALIIASNSDKPLKMLQSAGLISGLPYTFVVCLLCVSLWRYVKMVMGDLDIRGPKFRVSLFDPFFTIPYVEWNFPRMALLFVECLMEIFMAPFTIGSTASILFEYSIPIIHQAIVLTFLSLTAIFLITGTFFTGSLALSLWFYLCFVVYLTVLRMKARDTLKIEEGNAAEDFFACLFMYPSVSLQLRYEFLQPIFPSSDKLKSNADIKQQKGVSNPSFSNTNL, from the exons ATGGCTAAAGTTCTCTCCTCCGTTGTTAGGTCAAATTCGATTCAATCCAATTGTTTCGGGGCTTCAATTATTCTAATATGGGTGTTTGTTATCATTTGTATAATGGTTGATCCGGACAAGCTTCCATTTGATGATGCAAAGACATGGATTGTGGCCAATTTTACATGGTTATATATTGGGTCTCAAGATATTTGGGCTATTTTTGCAATTGTATTATACTTTAg CAAATATTCGAAGATTAAACTTGGGCGTGATGATGAGAAGCCTGAATATAACGATGCAACATGGTTTATGATGTTATTTGCATGTGGAATAGGAACaggactatttttttatggagttGCTGAGCCCGTGTATCACTACACATCTCCAAGCCGTTACTACGCAGATCGTGCGATGCAGGATAATGAATTGGCTCAAAATGCTATTAATGTTACCTTATATCATTGGG GAGTTCACGGATGGATAGTTTATTGTTTGGTTGGAATGCTCTTGGGGCTCGTTTCTTATCGAGAAGGGCTCCCTATGACGATGAAATCTTGCTTTTATCCCTTGATTGGCGACAAAATCTTTGGATGGATTGGTGATTTGATAGATACAATATCTGTTTTGACAACACTCTTTGGAGTATGTACAAGTCTGGGATTGGGAACTAAGCAACTCAAAGAGGGCCTGGAAATCGTTGGTGGTACCGGAATGGAGGGATATTTGGCAGag gTAATCATAATTTGGATTGTTACAGCAATTGCAACAATTTCAACAGTCTCAGGCGTTGGTATGGGAATTCGAAGACTATCTGAAGTTTGTTTTCTACTTGGAGTTTTTTTAATGGTCATAGCACTCGTTCAAATAAAACCTATGTTCATATTGAATCTTCTTGTGCAATCAATCggttattattttcaatacattATTCAAATAGGATTTCAATGTGATGCATTCGAACAATCTGGCGAAAATGGAGGTCTTCAAGATAGAGATCGACTGTTACCATCCGTCAACCCTCCCGAACAATCCGATGTTGCATCTTGGATGGATAATTGGACAATGTTTTATTGGGGTTGGTGGATTTCTTGGTGTCCTTTTGTTGGAATgtttattgcaaaaatttctAGAGGGAGAACATTAAAGGAGTTCATTAATGGAACGTTAACCGCTCCCGTCTTGTATTCCTTTTTATGGCTCGTTATCTTTGGAGGGAATG GTCTTCTCTTGGAAAGGACATCAGCAGCGAAAGGCTATTGTTGTTTAGACAAAGATAGTTCCAGTGGTTTTTTTAGTAGAAGTGAAATTACAAGAATCATAAATGAATCATCTCGTTGGAACGTTTACATTGATTCCAATCAATCAGACTTTCTTTGTGGTGGAGAAACAGGTTGTGGATCATGTTCATCGTCATATCTAAAACTTATGAAAGAGAAAAACGGCACATATGGAGACCTTATCTATGAGTATCAAATGCTAGGGGATGATTTTGCTAGAGCAAGTTTGGATAGACGCTATTCAAG attatCATGTGCCTTAAAAGGGAAACATGTAAAAATTGAGAAACTTTGGTTTGATGTAATGAGATCTTTTGGAGACATTGGTTACACTTTctgtattatttctttattgggCATTGTGCTTTATTTTGTGACATCTTCGGATTCTGGATCCTTGGTTATTGATTGTTTGACATCAAATGGAGATCCTGATCCCCCAAGAATTCAACGTGTTTTCTGGGCGTTTATGGAAGGAGCTACAGCAACTGCCCTGATTATTGCTAGCAATTCAGATAAGCCTCTTAAGATGCTTCAGTCAGCTGGACTTATTTCCGGGTTACCATACACATTTGTAGTCTGTTTACTTTGTGTTTCACTTTGGAG GTATGTCAAAATGGTAATGGGTGATTTGGATATTAGAGGTCCAAAATTCAGAGTGAGTTTGTTTGATCCTTTTTTTACGATTCCATATGTTGAATGGAACTTTCCAAGAATGGCTTTATTGTTTGTTGAATGTTTGATGGAGATCTTTATGGCACCGTTTACTATTGGGTCCACTGCTTCAAT tttatttgaatattcaataCCTATTATACATCAAGCAATTGTTCTGACTTTCCTCAGTTTAACTGCTATTTTTCTCATCACGGGAACATTTTTTACTGGTTCATTAGCTCTAAGTTTATGGTTTTATCTTTGCTTCGTAGTTTACTTGACGGTTTTGCGAATGAAAGCAAGGGACACTCTAAAAATTGAAGAAGGAAATGCTGCAGAAGACTTTTTTGCATGCTTATTTATGTACCCAAGCGTTTCCCTTCAATTGAGATATGAATTTCTCCAACCTATTTTTCCATCAAGTGATAAACTAAAATCAAATGCGGATATCAAACAACAAAAAGGAGTTTCTAATCCTTCATTTTCAAACACAAATTTAtga